The DNA window TTATCATAAATTTATTGCTACAGATATCATATGCTCCATattgaatctttttttcttatgtgATGACCGGAACCTCCTATAATCATCACACTTCTATTCATAGCGAAGTAGCCAAATCAGTGGGCGTATTCCTAGGTGTTGTTTTAGATGCATGATTTATTATTAGATTTGCGTAATTTGCAATTTTtgggaagaaaatattcactTCGTAAATAAACTTCAGATTTAATGGGATTTCATTACGCTCTCATTGTTAGTTCTATTGGCAACGGTCACGAATTTTTAAATCACATTGGAtctgcttttcttttttttgttttatacTAATTGAGGAAGGTGAATTAAAGTTCCATATATATCAATATGTGTATTTTGAAGAGGTAATAAATTAGAATATCACGTATATAGATATtgttattcttttttcttttatcaatttttgcCGGAGTTTTTTATAATCTTTAACATGTCCGAAGTACTTCTTCAAACTATAATCGCCAATAACTTTACCTTATAGACGAAAAGCACTTTTAAGCTATCGATGTCAGCACACCTACTGCCTATaacattttattttcactATTATAGCATATACCATTTTTGTAACCAATGTGTTGTTGTAATTCTCCGCAAGGCATATCCCAGATATTCTTATATGGCCCGTTTCTACTTCGTTGAAGCCTGACATCAAAAGAGCAATCCTGAGATAACTTTAAAACTACACACATCGCTGCAGTTTTATTATATCTTTCATCACTGATGCAATAATTAAGTGATGAAATCACATTATTACTAACAGCTGTGCTATTATAATCAATGCAAGCTGAATTTGATGCAAAGATATATTTCCATTCAGTACCGTTTCTTTCGAACTCATAGAAATCACTTTTTTGTAGGTAATTCTTCTGGCTTGCTTTGATCTTATTCATGTTAAAGTAATTCACAGTTAGCAACAATTGGTAAAAGACATTCTGTATTAGTGTCCCCATGTTATGATAAAGGTTCTTGTTTGCCTGTAGATTAACTAAATTTTCAAGTGTGTTATTAAAAGCCTTAGTAACATTGGTGA is part of the Saccharomyces kudriavzevii IFO 1802 strain IFO1802 genome assembly, chromosome: 1 genome and encodes:
- the SKDI01G0930 gene encoding uncharacterized protein, which gives rise to MIHPLFRLCILGTFLLSSYACLENSMQKSIEVVTLSHSGTRINSTSAKSALFGRSDALSMNYSTENMLNNNSCDCKKNFSYPDVITNVTKAFNNTLENLVNLQANKNLYHNMGTLIQNVFYQLLLTVNYFNMNKIKASQKNYLQKSDFYEFERNGTEWKYIFASNSACIDYNSTAVSNNVISSLNYCISDERYNKTAAMCVVLKLSQDCSFDVRLQRSRNGPYKNIWDMPCGELQQHIGYKNGICYNSENKML